The segment TCGACCAACATGCCTTTCCTGACAGGCCACCTCGACCAACATACCTTTCCTGACAGGCCACCTCGACCAACATACCTTTCCTGACAGGCCACCTCGACCAACATACCTTTCCTGACAGGCCACCTCGACCAACATACCTTTCCTGACAGGCCACCTCGACCAACATACCTTTCCTGACAGGCCACCTCGACCAACATACCTTTCCTGACAGGCCACCTCGACCAACATACCTTTcctgacaggccacctgcaatgtagggacacttgtcGCTGCCCTCTGATCACAAATTCACAAAAATGTGAGGAATTTGCATCAAACGACTTTGAAGCAAACCAGAAAGAAACACTTTAGATTTATTTTCCAGACTTAGAGAATATGTATTTCCATCAGACTTAGAGAATCTACTGTGTGTCGTGATTGTCGGACAATTGAATTATGACGTTTTACAGAAATAACTCATTCTATATATTGTTATGCCTGACAGTTATAGGCAAACAATAACCCGAATCCTTAACTCCGATGTATATgtatttgaaaaacaaaagaccCAGTACTGAGTGGACAATGCATAACATGAACATCAGAGTTAGTTATTCGCTGCATGCAGTTGCTGGTCTTCACTGGTTGGCAGCAATTTCTGCTTGCCTGACACTGTCAGGGGTGTACGGTAACTCTTCTAAAACGTTTTCAAAATCTTGACCGAGTTATTTTCGGAAGGAATGTCTATCATGATGTGAAACTGGAGGACACATGCGTAGCCACTAATGTATGTACAGAGCACTTCTAGTTATGAAAACCTCTCCCGTTAGTTAGTGTAGCACACTTGGAATGTTTCTACCCCATAATATTATGTTAATGATATGTTCTGTTATAGATTAGTTGAAGACACTTTCTGATTCTCACACTGTTTCTGTCGACTCCAAAATACAGACAATTACTGTACTTATATTAAATCACACTTTCATGTTCACATTAATTTATACTTCACGTAACATAGCCATGTGCTAAGAACAGTTagtaaatattaaaaaaaaacataccgTACTCCATGATTAAGCAGACAGCTACAAACTTAATTAACACTGCAAACCATGAGAGGGATAGGGTTACAGGTACAAAACGTACCGCACAAAAATAAGTCTTCAAAACAAGAACGTGACAAAAATTCACACACAGGTGTTAACAACTACATGTATGTCTAAAGGATGGAAAAACAAGCAACTGTAACTTAGTTTTAGTCTCACTAgtatcactctctgtctctgcgaTGGATTCCAGGTTTGACTTGATTTAGGTCACAAATTCATAACCAGTTGAAATTACAAAGACATACTAAAATAAAAtcagtttcattcttttcaCAGAAAACTGTATCAACTGAATAAAACAAATACCTCAACTTCGTCTGTACAGTGCTACATCTTTAAGGCCAGGCTGGCCTGGGAAAAAAAGGGTTAACACATCCTAGCTGAGCGGGTGAATTTGCACAGGATGACATCTCTGCTGGGTGCTTCCAGCACTGAACGATCAGACAGTTTCTGCACAACTGTGTCGGCATGACCACTTTCATAAAAAGTGGGTACATATCTTCTGTTACAAGCATATCTCAGAAACTATaatacatacatgcacaaaaGCATACACCAAACTTGTCAGTTGTTCAACACACATCACTCACATTCAAGGCGGTCTTTAATTGaggtcgacttcgcgaagactacgcgaagtctttttaccaaaaactcagtggTAAAGCTCTGTGCGGCCAGCTTTGCTTCGCTTAGTGGACTTcactcaattaaggacaggcttaaagaAACACATGCTAGTTTCAGATGAAGATTAAAAAGTGCCAAGCCCTTATCttaaacatacaaatcaaataACATTTAAAAGAATGACAAGGTGTTTCTACGACACAGATAAACCCCACAAAAAGAGAAACACTTGTTTAGCCAGTGGACGGAAATggcgtacacataaaaagcTAATACACAAAGGTGCTGGGGTCAGTGACTAAACGGATTATCCCAACACCAGAAAACACACATTCCTTGTGCATTTTCCCAATATGCCATGGAATGGGATTCcatcaaaaccaaaaacaaattcATTTCAGAAGAAAACtatgacaattaaatgacaAGACTGTTAGAGGGTGCGGGGGGTAAGGAATGGTACTGGAAAGAATGAGAGGCCAGAAATAGAGAaactctggaaataactctgtcaagtttgagcgggttgtgaaagagggaacactcttgcttttagtgaggcaagctttcaacacatgctccttgtccaagtgtttcaaacacaCCTCTTGCTCTttgtgaggcaagctttcaacacatgctccttgtccatgtgttACAGACACACCCATAattataatgtcacgtggggaaTGTTGCCTCAATAAAGGCAAGAGTACAGgtattcactttttcacaacccACACCAAGCCGAcacagttatttctgaacatcatCCATTACACATTCCACTCAACTGTACAACTTCAAAGTTAAACCATAACCTTCTTAGATCCTTGCTGCCACGTATTGCCACCCAAGGAAGAAAATAGCGCTGAAAGCAAGTACAGACCCTCAAAACAGTCACTTTAAGATCTTAATTAGCCTCAGACAAATGAAATATCACCAACAAGACACACAGATGCAAACACGTGAATGACAGTTATACCAATATACcctatacaaaaacaaaaacaaaacaaaaatcccttATAAAGGAAACCCTTCTCAAAGAATGCAGAAGACGCATACCTGCACAAATATCATTAAGTACATCACTTTAACTTCAGCTGCTCCAAGAGCGAACATCAAGAAACCAGGCTTGACAATAAATCATTGATCAGTGTTTGATTATGAGCGACAGAGAAGTGAGACACACAAAAGTTATCCAGCCATACACAGATCTACAGGCAGCCCCACTGTCCTGAACCCATTACGTGTTCTGCAGTACAGCGCAGTCAGACTCACAACAAACTGTCACAAGCTTTTTTGCAGAATAAAGATGAAGATTTTGATAAGTGTCTCATAATAAAAGCGGCCGTCACTTCTTCTTGCTGTTACACGTCTTGATGACCCATTCAATCCCGTCCTGAAACAAAAGAGGATAACAAAAATCTCTTAATTCAAAAAAACAATtgttaaaaacaataacaattatTCTAAGAACATGGATTTACAGAGTCCCTATGCCTCCACAGGGTCAACAGTTGAacactaagaaagatagagtgGAACTCCCATTGTAAGATGTACACAATCTGGTCTGggccatgtgaccaagtggagtggTGGTCTgatccagacctgggaacccctgttttgctcTTGGactattctcaaacaaacttagtttattttcagaaaaatgagcgtactctactccacacagcatttgaacatccatgattcaaacattaTTCACACGCGTCCATCCCACTCTTAAtaaagtttaccaatacatttaaaacaaatgcttctttcgaTATTCAcacataacaagaagagcaaacgctcaatcgagtcactttcgcagttctgaatattatatgaggcatcagatggacaggaagaaattgctattcacaacacaatgagtcacgttcacataaaatttgagcccggtcacttttatagtttccgagaaaagcccaacgttaagttgtgtgttgccgaacagaaaaggctagttatctcccttgtttttctgataacgttcgtaaaaggctacagatgtaaatactttgatgtaaagaataatcctacaaagtttcaatcacatccgatgaactttgtcaaagatataaaatgtctaatttttcctttgacgctgacctgtgaccttgaaaaaggtcaaaggtcaacgaaaccatcgttaaagtgtagaggtcattggaggtcacgactaaacaaaatatgagcccgatcgctttgatagtttccgagaaaagtccaacgttaaggtggtgtctacggacggccggccggccggccggccggacagactaacactgaccgattacatagagtcactttttctcaagtgactcaaaaactgtaatcatgtgtcaaaatactcgatcggcttcgggatgcgctGAATTCACAAAGTACTCACCCTGACCTCCCCTGAAAGCAGTGTATGGCTGCctgtatggcggggtaaaaccggtcatacacgaaaaaaaccacttgtgcaaaaacacgagtgaacatgggagtttcagcccatgaacgaagaagacaaagaagactCACCCTGACGCCCTCCCCTGAGATGGCGGAGCAGGGCTGTATCCGCCACTCCCTGTCCCTGATGGAGTTGAGGTTCAAACCCTCGGCAATCTCGTGTGCAGCGCAGGCGTTGACCAGGTCCTGCTTGTTGGCGAAGATCATCACCGGCACGCCCGCCAGCTTCTCCTCCTCCAGCAGTTCCCGTAGTTCCTGTCACACGATGTAAGACCACTAAACAGACTATCCCACACACCGTTGTAAGACCACTACAAAGACTATCCCATACAGCAATGAATGATGCATGATACCCATAGCCTGACAGTGACCTACCCTTAGTTTTATGCAGCTGATACATGTATATTGAAgacaccgagacaaacttcttTCTCAAAAATCTTTCTTTTCCTTGAAAAACTTGCAGAACAAATGACAGAATTGTTATGTGACGCCAATGTTGACGTTATGACGTCTTTTCTAACTTTGGGTTTTGATGTCAGAGACTTCTCTTTGAAATAGAAAGTGAAAAAGAGACGTCTTGTTTTTGTTAATCGATATCGTATCTCTTTAAGATTGAAATAACAGGACATTCACACACTACTTCTAAGATAGCCTTGTGTGTAGTCTCATTGTTTCAACCCCTCAAGCAAACTGCATGACTCTTGGGCCagcagcgctgaaagtccacaaaatggggcactGACCTTTGGCTaatacttctcataatttactagccagagagcaaattttacttgccaaaccaaccatttgtttcagcaactttactcgcatatggcgagtagattaacatttctactcaccatttacatgtttctgcTCGCCAtagcgagtaaaatactcgccactttcaggcctgtagaCACGTGGTTCTGAGGCTTCTCCCTCTTTAAATCATGCTCATAGTTTTCACGTTCTGGTTCATGTTAATAACTAGGTCCAAATGTGAAAGTGGATATGAACATCACTTCCCCCACAGTATACCCTCTCCTCACCACACACCCATCTTTTCCCAATCCATGTGTGCTAAACACAAACCCtcttcctcacccccccccccccccccccacacacacacacacaagctcatcCTCAGTCAAAGTGACAAGCACTGCGTACTAACCTCTCCTGTTTCCTCCAGTCTTTTCCTGTCGGCACTGTCTATTACGTATAtctgcacacacatgcaaaatGCATCACTGTCTATAACGTATATAtctgcacacacatgcaaaatGCATCAACATCTTGTAAGTCTAAAGAGCGGTAGGCATTACTCACAAGTACAAAACCATTCATACCCTGATGAAACAGCTACAAGCTACAGTGAAGATTTTTCACTTCTCTATCAAAATGTGTTACAAAAAAGAAGAATGCTACACTTTAAATAACTTTATTAAAATACAGCTCTGTTCAAAAATCCAAcaagcattgatgtgcaaggcTTTTTTGcgattgtttttcccatttctTCTGTGGTGTGTCTTTGTAACATGACACTGCTCTGTCTCCTTTTCCAAGAGACACTCAATAATCTTTGCAACATATCTGCAGATGAAAATTCCAAACTGTGAACTCAGCACTTTACAAATGTCACCAAATAGAACAGGCTGACTACATGACATGATGAACCAAACAGTATGAACAAAGCAAGAGAAACAGGAATGgaattaaccccttcactgccacagtatattagcattttggtattgctggtcaatgggaaagaactgtgtttaaaccCCATCAAGAaattggacagtggttacctcccatttagttttcacaaatgtcctgaaaagtgctgatgtaaATGCCACATACCTAGTACGTGtatgggcgtaggacaaaccaaaaatgaccacgtaatacatacggggtgggcagtgaaggggttaaaaagAGAAAGTAACACAGTACTTTCAGGACTATTAGGTGCAACTTGTTTCCTCATCTTTGACTTTTGCGTCCTATTGACCGGCAATGCCATGTACCCACATTGCTATACAAAGAAATAAACACTCCTCCTgtagttatatatatatgcatgtttaTGCTTTGATGACCCTGGAAAAGTTTCCTCTCAGACGTCAAAGGCGTCCGTCTCACAGTTGAAAACTTGGTCATTGACCCGGGGTAAGAAAGTCCGTAATTGTAAGTAAGGGCAGGCAGCTAGTCTCAGCTGAAAATATCAGACATTAACCCGAGGTCACATGGCCAACCATGTATTAGAGTGCAGAGGCTTTGATCTTGTACATACTTGACGTGTGTAACCAACCCCAAACACAGAAAAGCACTGTGTAGATTGCGTATTAGCGCTCACGATTTAAAAATCGAAAGGGgggagatacacaaacacacccagagAGGATAGAAAGTGCACCGTGTGTGGCGTAATTGAAGACGAGCTCCATTTCCTGGATAGTTGTACAAGATTTCATGATCTACGCTTGCAGCTTATGGAACATGCACGTGTTAATGCTCGAAATCCGAGTCAGCTGATGACGATGCAAGACGTACCGATACAGCAACAACttgctgaatttgtatacaactgcatgattatacgcaataatgacataactacagatacataacaatgttgtaatcactgctccatggacgatatttcttcttgtctttacaaatatccacttcgtgtctgataaaccctttactgtgtttttatgacaattaaatgagttctgagagaagaagaagagttctGAGTTCTGTACATCCAGGATGGACATAGTTGGGCCCAATATGCTGGAAGAGCTTTATATAAATGTGTGAATTTTTCTAAATTTAACCTTAAAAAGTGGGGGTTGCATATTTTACAAGAAAGCGTCTTGTAGTCCCTAAAACACAGTAGgtacaaaacaaagaaagaagcaacAGTCATAAGATGAGATAAAGCAAAGAAAGAAGTAACAGTCACAAGAtgagacaaaacaaagaaagaagtaaCAGTCACAAGAtgagacaaaacaaagaaagaagtaaCAGTCACAAGAtgagacaaaacaaagaaagaagtaaCAGTCACAAGAtgagacaaaacaaagaaagaagtaaCAGTCACAAGAtgagacaaaacaaagaaagaagtaaCAGTCACAAGAtgagacaaaacaaagaaagaagtaaCAGTCACAAGAtgagacaaaacaaagaaagaagtaaCAGTCACAAGAtgagacaaaacaaagaaagaagtaaCAGTCACAAGAtgagacaaaacaaagaaagaagtaaCAGTCACAAGAtgagacaaaacaaagaaagaagtaaCAGTCACAAGAtgagacaaaacaaagaaagaagtaaCAGTCACAAGAtgagacaaaacaaagaaagaagtaaCAGTCACAAGAtgagacaaaacaaagaaagaagcaacAGTCATAAGATGAGATAAAGCAAATCAGATGGAAAGCACAGAAAGTTGATGAGGTACAATAAAGGATAAACCCACAATTGCAAGCAGCAAAAAGCAACAAAGACAGAACAAAAACACCCCAATAGATGGCGCTGGCTGGCACTACTTACAAGAAGGTCTGTGTTTTCAAAGTAGTTTTTCCAGTAGGGTCGGATTCTCCTCTGTCCACCGATGTCCCAGACGTTGAGCTTGAAGCCCGAAGATTGCACTGATTTGATGTTGAAACCCTGGCcacaagaagaaaacaagaaattacaTTACCGTTACACcaaggagagaaggagagagggcAAGAAATGACATTACCATTACACcaaggagagaaggagagagagcaagaaatgACATTACCGTTACACCaaggagagaaggagaaagggcAAGAAATGACATTACCATTACACcaaggagagaaggagagagagcaagaaattACATTACCATTACACCAAGGAGTGAAGGAGAGAGGGCAAGAAATGACATTACCATTACACcaaggagagaaggagagagagcaagaaattACATTACCATTACACCAAGGAGTGAAGGAGAGAGGGCAAGAAATGACATTACCATTACACCAAGGAGTGAAGGAGAGAGGGCAAGAAATGACATTACCATTACACCAAGGAGTGAAGGAGAGAGGGCAAGAAATTACATTACCGTTACACcaaggagagaaggagagagggcaagtgatagagagagggccgggaaagagaaagagagagagagagagagagagagagagagagagagagagagagagagagagagagagagagagagagagagagagagagagagagagagagagagagagaatgacactGACatagaatgagagaaagagataggaaGAGGATGGAGGGGATAGAGAGACGGGTATAAacagaaagagaagagaaagtcaatagaaagggatggagggagagaaagaagaatACAAAGGCAGTtggactggggggggggggggggggagagagagagagagagagagagagagagagagagagagagagagagagagagagagagagagacaaacaaattACTAAAGTAAAAGAAATTGTGCTCATGTgtgtatatacatatatatgagACAGATAaaaaaagacacagagagaaaaagacacaaaGGTGACTTTCATTAATTACCACCTTGCATCTTATGCTCGTCACACATCATACTGACCTGTGTGGGTGTGATATGGCTGACATCTTCTGATGCTAGCTGTTTTAACAATGTCGTCTTCCCTGCGTTGTCCAACCCCAGCAGCAAGATTCGCAGCTCTTTGTCTGGGCTGGACTTCAGCTTCCGTAGTAGAGCTAACAAACCCTGCACACACGTTGGTTAGTAAATTAAAACCTGAATCATGAATAAAGCAGACCAGcaaccaccccacccccctcttttAGACCATCTTTTTTTCTGATCTTGCTCTTCTATCCTCTTTTCAGTCAGTCAGTAATTTACCTATAGTTTTAAATTCAAGACTCTTTATTTAAGGACCTAAATTGTCAGTTGGAGGTcttatgggggtgggggggggggtgttccatgCAATGTGATTCATAAAAATAACCTACACTTCATTAATGATTTGAAATACTGTTAGTGTAACACCTGAACATAATGCCAATCAACTAAAGAAAAAATCTGCCACAAAGCAATGCATGATTTTATTGCCACACAAGTGTATCAattagtttttggctcacgtaagtgtagcctatgcgatcataactttgtctgtctgtgcgtgcgtgcgtgcgtgcgtctgtgcgtgtgtatgtctgtggtagaaactctaacatttgaagacgtcacattacattgacgtcacattatgacgtaagagggttagacgtcacgcgaaggaagtactgaaagtctcggtcattattattttgagcgcgccgagactagttggcagtcgtgtccttgtaagtaggctacatgcagacagacagatctagatctagtgtctcgctttcttgcacagtttcacctatgctctttctctctgtgtgtgtgtgtgtgccagtgtgtgtgtgtgtgtgggtgtgtgtgtatgtgtgtgtgtgtgtggatgtgtgtgtgtgtgtgtgtgtgtgtgtgtgtgtgtgtgtgtgtgtgtgtgtgtgtgacggagtgattgagtttgtgttactgtttgtcgatttcttacgtgagccttgatggcttcgcctcttgttactaCTGGATATAATGACACAATCAGCAAACAAAAGTCTCTACAAATTCTCCACTGTGACTCAAATCACACATGCACATTGAGGCTAAGGAGAGAATTAATGCAGAAAATAGAAATTTTTATGATGAACTTATAAAACGTACAAATACACATTCGATCTGCACATGCAGTTTTAAGCACATGTAGTTTCACAACACATCTTTGAACGTAAAGCATCTTCTTTCAAGACTA is part of the Littorina saxatilis isolate snail1 linkage group LG15, US_GU_Lsax_2.0, whole genome shotgun sequence genome and harbors:
- the LOC138948232 gene encoding ADP-ribosylation factor-like protein 3 — protein: MGLLALLRKLKSSPDKELRILLLGLDNAGKTTLLKQLASEDVSHITPTQGFNIKSVQSSGFKLNVWDIGGQRRIRPYWKNYFENTDLLIYVIDSADRKRLEETGEELRELLEEEKLAGVPVMIFANKQDLVNACAAHEIAEGLNLNSIRDREWRIQPCSAISGEGVRDGIEWVIKTCNSKKK